One genomic region from Haloarcula taiwanensis encodes:
- a CDS encoding flavoprotein: MIRNLARGQQAFTSNVFLVTGDRTVLVDVGNEFDVVSAVKEHVDDIDAIAVTHTHYDHVENLDSVVDAFDVPVYGYDTEQDGIENAIADDETIQLGDHGYRALHTPGHKNDHLCFYSADAGVLFAGDLVFANGSFGRTDLDEGNRDLLVESIDRMLSVVDEDLQEMHTGHGPSVTDAPYQDIELALQAAKF; the protein is encoded by the coding sequence ATGATTCGAAATCTCGCCCGCGGGCAGCAAGCCTTCACGAGCAACGTGTTTCTCGTCACCGGGGACCGAACTGTGCTGGTCGACGTCGGCAACGAGTTCGACGTGGTGTCGGCTGTCAAAGAGCACGTCGACGATATCGACGCTATCGCCGTCACTCACACCCACTACGACCACGTCGAGAACCTCGACAGCGTCGTCGACGCTTTCGACGTGCCGGTGTACGGCTACGACACGGAGCAGGACGGCATCGAGAACGCTATCGCCGACGACGAGACGATACAGCTGGGCGACCACGGCTACCGGGCGCTGCACACGCCCGGCCACAAGAACGACCATCTCTGCTTCTACTCTGCGGACGCCGGCGTCCTGTTCGCCGGCGACCTCGTGTTCGCCAACGGGAGCTTCGGCCGGACCGACCTCGACGAAGGGAATCGTGACCTGCTCGTCGAGAGCATCGACCGAATGCTGTCGGTTGTCGACGAGGACCTACAGGAGATGCACACCGGTCACGGACCGAGCGTTACCGATGCGCCGTATCAGGACATCGAACTGGCGCTGCAAGCCGCAAAGTTCTGA
- a CDS encoding PAS domain-containing sensor histidine kinase, whose amino-acid sequence MATLLVAYAFLLLVVAVVLGTLSAYAWRRRDYTGGTALAVLLAGLSVWDLCVAAGVLTRGTDVALLFAYGLYVGVMPAIAGLFVFSLAYTNRDRYLNRWTYALLSIEPVVFFTALLAGSDGLVYTVSGPTDTGMYGWTITAGPVFWGHLVYSYALIAASSALIIHYGLGSGELYRKQVYAVLLAIGLPWFGSVLSIFGDTSIELTPLLLAGTGITLSWAFFRGRLLDISPVAHREVVESLNSAVFVVDTNDRILEANDAGRRLLGDEALVGQPVAAALETSPELLEKYRSLNDDAEETAAVVEQRDRFFDIRLTPLHDARDALVGRVFLVHEITEQKQRERELERRNQQLDQFAAVLSHDLRNPLNVASGRLALARERNDPEEFDRVEKAHERMSSLIDEVLAFARDEQTTDRVELRLSALAKAAWGHVDTGEATLQIDGDREIIGDRDQLLQLFENVVRNSVEHGAAGGRSDDAADRAVTIRVDATPEGFAIGDNGPGVPPEKRAEIFTHGVSSSESGTGLGLAIVQHVVESHGWDVEMTESRSGGAKLVVSGLGAESTQRSESVS is encoded by the coding sequence ATGGCAACGCTGCTTGTTGCGTACGCCTTTCTTTTGCTCGTCGTGGCCGTTGTTCTCGGGACGCTGTCGGCGTACGCGTGGAGGCGGCGCGACTACACCGGCGGGACCGCACTCGCGGTCCTGCTTGCCGGGCTCTCGGTCTGGGACCTCTGTGTCGCGGCCGGTGTCTTGACGCGCGGGACCGACGTGGCTCTTCTCTTCGCATATGGCCTGTACGTCGGCGTAATGCCCGCGATAGCCGGACTGTTCGTGTTCTCTCTGGCATACACCAACCGCGACCGGTATCTCAATCGGTGGACTTACGCGCTCCTGAGCATCGAGCCAGTCGTGTTCTTTACTGCGCTGCTCGCCGGCTCTGACGGGCTGGTATACACTGTATCCGGCCCGACGGACACCGGCATGTACGGCTGGACGATCACAGCCGGGCCTGTTTTCTGGGGACATCTCGTGTACTCCTACGCACTCATCGCCGCGTCGAGTGCGCTCATCATCCACTACGGGCTCGGCTCCGGTGAACTGTACCGAAAGCAGGTGTACGCCGTTCTGCTGGCTATCGGCCTCCCGTGGTTCGGGAGCGTTCTCAGCATCTTCGGCGACACCAGCATCGAACTCACACCGTTGTTGCTGGCAGGAACCGGAATCACGCTCTCGTGGGCGTTCTTCAGGGGGCGACTGCTGGACATCTCGCCGGTCGCCCACCGTGAGGTCGTCGAGTCGCTCAACAGCGCTGTGTTCGTCGTCGACACGAACGACAGGATACTCGAAGCCAACGACGCTGGCCGCCGCCTCCTCGGAGACGAAGCTCTCGTCGGCCAGCCCGTCGCGGCTGCGCTCGAAACGTCGCCTGAGCTTCTCGAAAAGTACCGCAGTCTGAACGACGACGCCGAAGAAACAGCAGCCGTCGTCGAGCAACGCGACCGATTTTTCGACATCCGGCTCACACCGCTGCACGACGCCCGCGACGCGCTGGTCGGGCGTGTCTTTCTCGTCCACGAAATCACCGAACAAAAGCAGCGGGAGCGAGAACTGGAACGCCGGAACCAGCAGCTCGACCAGTTCGCCGCCGTCCTCTCACACGACCTGCGGAACCCGCTGAACGTGGCTTCGGGCCGACTGGCGCTGGCCCGGGAACGCAACGACCCCGAGGAGTTCGACCGTGTGGAGAAAGCCCACGAACGGATGAGTAGCCTCATCGACGAGGTGCTCGCCTTCGCCCGCGACGAGCAGACGACCGACCGGGTCGAGCTACGGCTTTCGGCGCTGGCGAAGGCGGCCTGGGGTCACGTCGACACCGGCGAGGCGACGCTGCAGATCGACGGCGACAGAGAGATTATCGGCGACCGTGACCAGCTCCTGCAACTGTTCGAGAACGTGGTTCGGAACAGTGTGGAGCACGGAGCCGCAGGCGGGCGGTCGGACGACGCCGCGGACAGGGCAGTGACGATACGCGTCGACGCCACCCCCGAAGGGTTCGCAATCGGCGACAACGGGCCCGGCGTCCCACCCGAGAAACGAGCGGAGATATTCACACACGGCGTCAGCAGTTCCGAGTCGGGGACCGGCCTCGGACTGGCAATCGTCCAGCACGTCGTCGAGTCCCACGGGTGGGATGTCGAGATGACGGAAAGCCGGTCAGGCGGCGCGAAACTCGTCGTCTCGGGACTCGGAGCGGAATCAACGCAACGGTCCGAGTCGGTGTCATAG
- a CDS encoding DNA-binding protein: MSDSDLPVVLIVEDEPDVAETYKLWLQQEYEVRMAQNGDEGLEQLDADVDVVLLDRMMPGLSGDEVLERIRERNLGCRVAMVTAVEPDFDILEMGFDAYLSKPIRSEQLHETVDNLLDRSEYDSLLQEYYALVEKQATLEATKSSAELAESDQYDELTQRVAEMRDDLSDTLGGIEDDSDFIATLRGLSNDEDN; the protein is encoded by the coding sequence ATGTCAGATTCGGACCTACCTGTAGTGCTTATCGTCGAAGACGAACCAGACGTTGCCGAGACGTACAAACTGTGGCTCCAACAGGAGTACGAGGTCCGCATGGCACAGAACGGCGACGAGGGCCTGGAGCAACTAGACGCGGATGTCGACGTCGTCTTGCTCGACCGGATGATGCCCGGACTCTCCGGGGACGAAGTGCTGGAACGCATTCGAGAGCGTAATCTGGGCTGTCGGGTGGCGATGGTCACCGCCGTCGAGCCGGACTTCGACATTCTGGAGATGGGCTTTGACGCATATCTCTCGAAGCCGATCCGGAGCGAACAGCTCCACGAAACGGTCGACAATCTGCTGGACCGCTCCGAGTACGACTCCCTGCTACAGGAGTACTACGCACTCGTCGAGAAGCAGGCAACGCTCGAAGCGACGAAGTCGAGCGCGGAGCTGGCGGAGAGCGACCAGTACGACGAACTGACCCAGAGAGTCGCGGAGATGCGAGACGATCTCTCGGACACACTCGGTGGCATCGAAGACGACTCCGATTTCATCGCGACGCTTCGCGGACTGAGCAACGATGAAGACAACTGA
- a CDS encoding ATPase: protein MKLLVAGNDRVDAGKTTFSVGLLKRTSAQGFKPRAGNNYWFDHDDYQRATSEGRLYGKDAKRLAAASPGDVVPEEINPIHRLWHPSPGAETGLLGKENQQFVVDRVGRPSAETGVEYVVNGTVDVPDSVAERLPLADAPRVTSVADFNDLMRVMHVEALESLAADIESADRAVVESYGDVARPLSGIEPDAVAVVEPGRARIYDGDRYAKACQIATGGPGDGQLEERVPNVVDLIEQVAAVRLPALDSEQRSDPAAVADAYDHAYDALLACAFD from the coding sequence ATGAAGCTCCTCGTCGCCGGCAATGACCGCGTCGACGCGGGCAAGACCACGTTCAGCGTCGGCCTGCTCAAACGGACCAGCGCCCAGGGATTCAAGCCCAGAGCGGGCAACAACTACTGGTTCGACCACGACGACTATCAGCGGGCAACAAGCGAGGGGCGGCTGTACGGCAAGGACGCCAAGCGCCTCGCGGCCGCGTCCCCGGGCGACGTGGTCCCCGAGGAAATCAACCCGATTCACCGGCTGTGGCATCCCTCGCCGGGCGCGGAGACGGGCCTGCTCGGCAAGGAGAACCAGCAGTTCGTCGTCGACCGGGTCGGCCGCCCGAGTGCCGAAACCGGCGTCGAGTACGTCGTCAACGGGACCGTCGACGTGCCCGACTCCGTCGCCGAGCGTCTCCCGCTCGCCGACGCGCCGCGGGTCACCTCGGTCGCCGACTTCAACGACCTGATGCGCGTGATGCACGTCGAGGCCCTGGAGTCACTCGCCGCTGACATCGAGTCGGCCGACCGGGCGGTCGTCGAGTCCTACGGCGACGTGGCCCGGCCGCTGTCGGGTATCGAACCCGACGCCGTGGCCGTCGTCGAACCGGGCCGAGCGCGTATCTACGACGGCGACCGGTACGCCAAGGCCTGTCAGATTGCCACGGGCGGCCCCGGCGACGGCCAGCTGGAGGAACGGGTGCCCAACGTCGTCGACCTCATCGAGCAGGTCGCGGCAGTACGGCTCCCCGCGCTCGACAGCGAACAGCGCAGTGACCCGGCGGCTGTCGCCGATGCCTACGACCACGCCTACGACGCGTTGCTGGCCTGTGCGTTCGACTGA
- a CDS encoding transcription initiation factor IIB 2 — MSESTTRTNTRERDEKITEPTEQEAVETCPECSGNVVTDAEHGETVCEDCGLVIEEDEIDRGPEWRAFNSAEKDRKSRVGAPTTNMMHDKGLSTNIGWQNKDAYGRSLSSEQRQKMQRLRTWNERFRTRDSKERNLKQALGEIDRMASALGLPQNVRETASVIYRRALGDDLLPGRSIEGVATSALYAAARMAGNPRSLDEMARVSRVEKMELTRTYRYIVRELSLEVQPADPEHYLPRFISDLDLSEETQRQARDLVEGARQSGMLSGKSPVGIAAAAVYAAALLTNEKVTQSQVSDVADISEVTIRNRYKELLEAEDLPA, encoded by the coding sequence AGGCTGTAGAGACCTGTCCCGAATGTAGTGGCAACGTCGTTACCGACGCCGAGCATGGCGAAACAGTCTGTGAAGACTGTGGACTGGTCATCGAAGAGGACGAGATTGACCGCGGCCCGGAATGGCGTGCATTCAATTCCGCCGAGAAGGACCGCAAGTCCCGCGTCGGCGCGCCGACGACAAACATGATGCACGACAAGGGCCTCTCGACGAACATCGGCTGGCAGAACAAGGACGCCTACGGGCGCTCCCTCTCCAGCGAGCAGCGCCAGAAGATGCAGCGGCTCCGGACCTGGAACGAGCGGTTCCGGACCCGCGACTCCAAGGAGCGTAACCTCAAGCAGGCGCTTGGCGAAATCGACCGCATGGCCTCTGCGCTGGGCCTGCCCCAGAACGTCCGTGAGACGGCCAGCGTCATCTATCGCCGCGCACTCGGTGACGATCTGCTCCCGGGCCGTTCCATCGAGGGCGTCGCCACGTCCGCCCTGTACGCGGCTGCCCGCATGGCTGGAAACCCCCGGTCGCTCGACGAGATGGCCCGCGTCTCCCGCGTCGAAAAGATGGAGCTCACACGGACTTACCGCTATATCGTCCGGGAACTCAGCCTCGAAGTCCAGCCGGCAGACCCGGAACACTACCTCCCGCGGTTCATCTCCGACCTTGACCTCAGCGAGGAGACTCAGCGACAGGCCCGCGACCTCGTCGAAGGCGCTCGTCAGTCCGGGATGCTCTCCGGCAAGTCGCCGGTCGGCATCGCCGCTGCAGCCGTCTACGCCGCCGCGTTGCTGACAAACGAGAAAGTCACGCAGAGTCAGGTCAGCGACGTCGCTGACATCTCCGAAGTGACAATCCGAAACCGGTACAAGGAACTCCTCGAAGCCGAGGACCTCCCGGCCTGA
- a CDS encoding thymidylate synthase (FAD): MDVKLLEATDDPEDLICKAARNDYSDTSVGSQSFEATMAEVDGDTLDDKKETLIGHLLDHGHFGPFEHAQATFAVEGVSRSCMAQITRHRHVSFDVQSMRYVSFDDVDPEAVREGELVVTPPSATDPDWIGRNQQKASVSDEEFEKRTEVFKDTIEQAVESYQELLELGMPPEDARFVLPIGTRVNIVMSMNARMLMHVADMRAAADAQWEIREMTEEMLDLAADWCPKTFEYYEREMKGRKNRLAP, encoded by the coding sequence ATGGACGTAAAGCTGCTCGAAGCGACGGACGACCCCGAGGATCTCATCTGCAAGGCAGCACGCAACGACTACAGCGACACCTCCGTCGGCAGCCAGTCGTTCGAAGCGACGATGGCCGAGGTCGACGGCGACACACTTGACGACAAAAAGGAGACGCTCATCGGGCATCTGCTCGACCACGGCCACTTCGGCCCCTTCGAACACGCGCAGGCCACCTTCGCCGTCGAAGGCGTCTCCCGCTCCTGTATGGCACAGATCACCCGCCACCGCCACGTCTCCTTCGACGTGCAGTCGATGCGGTACGTCTCCTTCGACGACGTGGACCCAGAAGCCGTCCGCGAGGGCGAACTGGTCGTGACACCGCCGTCCGCGACAGACCCGGACTGGATCGGCCGGAACCAACAGAAAGCGAGCGTCTCCGACGAGGAGTTCGAGAAGCGCACGGAGGTATTCAAAGACACCATCGAGCAGGCGGTCGAGTCGTATCAGGAACTGCTCGAACTCGGAATGCCGCCGGAGGACGCCCGGTTCGTGCTGCCGATTGGCACCAGGGTGAACATTGTGATGTCGATGAACGCCCGGATGCTGATGCACGTCGCGGATATGCGAGCGGCGGCAGACGCACAGTGGGAAATCCGGGAGATGACCGAGGAGATGCTCGACCTGGCGGCCGACTGGTGTCCCAAGACCTTCGAGTACTACGAACGGGAGATGAAGGGACGCAAGAACCGGCTCGCGCCCTGA
- a CDS encoding translation initiation factor IF-2 subunit beta has protein sequence MEYDDMLDRAMEETPDIDGTGERFEVPDPDVRQEGNVTVYENFQSTCSRLGREDDHVMKFLQNDLGTSGHIDESGRARLTGEFDADRIEASIDEYVEEFVLCSECGLPDTQLEREQGALLLRCEACGARSATSE, from the coding sequence ATGGAATACGACGATATGCTCGACCGGGCGATGGAGGAAACGCCGGATATCGACGGCACAGGTGAACGGTTCGAGGTCCCGGACCCGGATGTCCGACAGGAGGGGAACGTCACCGTCTACGAGAACTTCCAGTCGACGTGTTCCCGACTCGGACGCGAGGACGACCACGTGATGAAGTTCCTGCAGAACGACCTCGGGACGAGTGGCCACATCGACGAGAGCGGGCGGGCGCGGTTGACCGGCGAGTTCGACGCCGACCGTATCGAGGCGTCCATCGACGAGTACGTCGAGGAGTTCGTGCTCTGCTCGGAGTGTGGACTGCCGGACACGCAACTGGAACGGGAACAGGGCGCGCTGTTGCTCCGCTGTGAGGCATGCGGCGCACGCTCGGCAACAAGCGAGTAG